In Festucalex cinctus isolate MCC-2025b chromosome 1, RoL_Fcin_1.0, whole genome shotgun sequence, the sequence ctcggtcgtaactattggggtgaaagtgaggtggacggcaacatttagcgtgaaaggggcggcaaagttgaatgtaatagaacagaatgactttatgaagaacagacgttccattctgcggagtttcaatcacgctaaaTATTgcgttattttcctccgtgaaaacagcctattgtagctacattatgctaacggaatgtgaacggtactactgaatggcgataacattcacggccgtatcacactaagtagtgaatgggtctctatgtttttcacaatcgtcaatttccataaatgacagcccacctttcggctcatgcacaatgacgctggcctgggggcgacatacactaataatgactagaatcaggttgacgtacgtcgagcggggtgactacaatatgtaactgcatattgacgtcggaatgaggtccaattaattgacgtaatttgcacatcgttttggagtacagcacaggactggacttcgaccgactaaagcaatatgatctgcacgtcccgtggacatcaattgtttagtggggatcgagagtctcattccgtgaagtggccagctttgtataacattataaaacttcttacctctgaaaacatagtttaattggatatgaagagcccagtcttcagtattgaggtcgtgcacgtacgagtgcgcgcagcgtgtacgagcgtgcagtttgttttcggccacaggtggcagtagagatttgaaattttaaatcttacatagagCTGCTTTAATGTGTTTGAGAGATTTAAGAAGTGATCATAAAATATGACAAGCGGGGTTTGTCCAGGTGattggctatttatttatttatttatttttacttgcaaGATTGTAAAGTGCTTGAAAATCTTACTAATATAGGGTAAAAATATATGAAGTGTTCTACTCGCGCATGCGtagcatttaaaaatgaattcccctccaaaaaaattgTGGGTGTGGGGATTATCTTGTTGATCTTTACATTATTGGCAAATATGCATTTATGGAGTCCAAAGGAGGGCATGGATGTACAGTAAACAATATTGCAGCGTACATTGTCAATATTACATTGGCAACAACCACACTGTACAATGTACATTTGTTGAAACTTCTTTCACCAGATACTGTATTTTCAAGTATATTTTATAGTTCGGTTTTATTGTACTCTATCTTTAATccattttcaaatgaacttCAACCCTGATGAACTTCTTCCTCGcacattctgaaaaacaggTTGACGTTGCAACCATGTTGGTCACAGTCTGAGCCCTGGTATCAGCATTCAAAAAATAAGTAAActagttggggtttttttgcatGCCAAGTTATCAAAATGGGTATTGTACAGTACTCGAGAGTAAAAATTAATTACTTTTTAGATTTGTATCAGTATTTTTGCTTGTCTATACCTTTTGTTGAAGTATCTGTGCTACTTAAGTATACAGTGTCAGTACTTCTGCCACCAGttgaaaagttgttgttttttttgtctatacatTGAATGGAAAATTAGTGTAAggatattttttccccacacataAACTGCAAACATTCAGACAAAGACAGAGTGACTTTGGCGTAGATGgcaagggacaaaaaaaaaaaaaaaaaaaaaaaatcgtagtaCGTGAGAGCGTGCTGCGAACTGTTTCAGGCGGTTTCAATGTCTCCTTGAGTCAGAGTGCTGCCTACTTCCATGCTGGCGTTGTTGGAAACCCCACCTACCCACTTTTTGCTTCTCCACTCCCACCCCCTTCCCTACAATCCCCTCCTCTCTTGCTCCGTCTCTGACAGAGGAATCTCGGGCAGCGTTCTAATTGTGCTGTGCATTACAGGACTTAAGTTGGGCTAATGATCTGGGCTCTGGACCTGGCTCTCTTTCTCCACAAGGCCATATGGATAAGGCCGTATGGAGTCCGTTCCCACAGAACTTCTGGATTTCACACGGAGACCGAAGAGGGGCTTCAAAAATCCAGGTACAGCCGACTGTATGTGAGCGAATGAAGACGGACTAAGAGAAAGCGAGGAGGTGGAGAGTGCAGGGGAGGGAAAGAAGCCGGAAtacagagagacagacagagagagcgtgtgtgtgtgtgagagacagAGAAAGACTCCTGAGGCAGCAAATGAGACAGAGCAAGGAAGCGTGAGAGGTAAAAAGAAAGGCAAGAGGGAAAGGgagggagaaggaggaggagaggggCCCTGTTGAGGAGagagaaagaaggaaaaaagttGGGAGAAAGAAAAGAGCTGGAGAAGAGAAGTGGGGGAAACAACAGACAGGAAGGAAGGGGAGGGAGACGTCTTGGGTGGAGGGAGAAAGAGGTGGTGGGGAGGAAAGAGCTGAGGAGAAGTTTTATCGAAGGCACTAAATGAGGAAAACAGAATGAGTGAATGACGGGACTTCACAGAGCCAGCAGAGGTTTTTCGGACCCGTTTTCCATGCGAGCCTCTTTGGACATGTACGCAGAAGACGGGCAAGCAACGGGACACCGACGATTTCTCCAGCCCAACGGCATCGCCGGCCCGTGCCCTTGCCAGCACTGCACCCGCCACAGTGGATCTGGGTACCAAGCAGCATCAGGCAGACAGCCAGACCACCCACATCTGGATTGCCACAGAAACAGCCAGCTTCCTCGGGTTAAAGACGCAGGGGGAAGGGCATCCAGAGGTGGTCATTGCAGCCCTCAGAGACACCCTGTGTTCTTGGGGCCCGGCCCTTTCAGCCAGTCAGATGACTTGGTCCGACTCAGTCCCCCGTGGGAGTTAAACCCTGCCCAATGGAGCCGCTCGTCAGAGCTCGGTGCGAGACACTGCCAGCCTTTCAGGGAGCAGTGTGACTGTGTGACCACATACAACCACACTAGGGCACACCCCTTTCACGTCCGGGTACCACATCCACTCCCTCATCTGCGGGTCAACGGTCAAGCGTATGGATATAGCAGGACTATGcactataatttatttatggACAAAAGGGAGGATGGTTCTACTCGGATCCCACAAAACGGCCATTTGGATCATCCCTTTCCCATGGCTAACGGGCACTGCACACCAAAGCCGAGACCCTCAAATAGAAGAGATGCCCATCAGAACTCTGGTGGATCAAGGGAAAACTGTAATGGACATGCTCACAAAGGTTTCTTCCCCACTGAAGTCCCACAAAAGCACTTCAACCGAGATAAACCAAAGGAAGTTTGCATCCGTAGCCCAGTCGACGTCAGTCCGGAAGTGCCAGTTGTCAACCAGCACCAAGACTCATTTTTGGCGAAGCAAGCCAAGGAACAGGATTCAGTGAAGGATCAGATCCGACAAGTAGTGACGGATCTGGAGGATGTCTTGGGAGGTTTGAAGCAGGTTCAGGTGGAGATGAAAGAGGTACGACTCTTCTGTTGTGTGGTTGTCCCAACTTTTCAATTGATATTTCTCAATATAACAGGACATTCAAAATCCACAAATAACAGCATATGCAGTGATAAGATCACCCATTGTGCAGTTCACTTGTCAGTTTGTTTCTGCGTGATCATGGGACCATATCAGTGTGACAGAGCGATTTAGAGCAATTTTCTCTGAACTTACTTCGGAATGCTTTCATGTTCCCTGCGAGCCTGCCTTGAGGCCAACACTAAATATCCAGTCTGTATCCATATTTCCTTGATTTAAAAATGCTTTGTCATTTGTGTTAGAAACCATTGTCCTTGTCAGATATAACATCTCCACAACACCCTTGCAAGTTCTACTATAGTCTGTATCCATAACTGTGATAATTTCGTCAATGGAAATTTTTTCTCATGTTTCGGCATGAAATcatttttcagacgaaaataaaataaaaactaaaatagaagccattcattgagacgatgACGACAACGATGACTGACAAATTCATCAATGAGTAAAACGAAAATGACAACAACACGGTGACAAAAGTTCACCAAATACAATCAGAAGAAGGAATGAAATGCGGgggggagaaaagaaccactcagaaactgtcCACTGCAATGTGTCTCGTGTgttaaagtagcactaaggaacttttcaaccttaataaaatattttcacagtTCTTCTCATGAAACATTgacttaaaactagttgaatggtacctttgccatggtctgagggggtctgtatcatttttactggcgctaagcaactttgaggaggatggtaggaacactgccatatgaaaaattgcaaatacTTCTTCATGGCATACGTCTTTTCTCCCTTTCCCCATTTGTTACAAAGACagaagtcaatttgaatgtcgAAACATAATTACTGCTTTCCTGGCAGAAactgcaaaacaactgaaaagttttgtctgaggagacaaaaaaaaaaaaaaaaaaacaatcaaaagggAAGCTACCCGGATAACAGGACAGTCAAGGATAAACATTAGCCTGGCTTTCGCTTGCTGGCGTGAGTTCAAAAACGACGcaatgcgcttgtcctcatgggaaatgtgatcttccttcaggcataacattaccgcttttgtccatatggcgcTGCCATAATCAACGTAAACCGAAAGCTTCTTATTGTAGctttaaactacagttacaaataggtgtattataattttctgtataaaagtttaaatgtatgctgaagggaAAACAATTTAGCCAACTAAActagccaacttttttttttttttttttttttttttttcccatcatctaaaattggattaaacctaaaatacaatcaaatgACTAAATTATGTCTAAAACGTTAattttagtcagaagactaattaaaatttcttgtaaaAATTAACACTGGTCCATAATTCTGTCTGTATCAACTGATACAATAATATTAACAGGATCATTATTACTTTACATTGTGTTGTTTAAccttcctgcgattggctggcaaccagtccagggtgtcccccgcctactgcccagagccagctgagataggcgccagcaccccccgcgacacttgtgaggaataagcggtcaagaaaatggatggatggatggatgtttaaccTTCTTGTACTTTTTTGTTCTGAAACATGAGTCGATCCATTTGTTTCCATCAGGTCATTGAGCAGATTGATCATCTCACGGCCAGTATGGACCTCGGCGAGGATCCACGCAGCATCACTTGTGGGTCAACAAGCAACGTTCACGCCTCTGCTCATCCAGGGGAAACTCCACTGTCGCCTCCGCCCAATCGCGATCACGCTCTGGTCGAGTGTTCGAGGCGTTCCGATGAGGAGCGCATCATCCTGAGAACAAACTCTCCGTCCCCTGTTCACATGGCGTCTGTGGTCAAAACTCGCTGTTTCACTCCTCCTGGTCATACGAAGGACCTCAAACACACAAATGGACATCCACCTCTGCCATATTTCAACCACAAAGCGGACAACCCAGAGTCGCGTTCGCACAATCTAAATCCCAAAGTTGTCATTGGTAACAGCACAACGATGCACTCGAGGACTCAAAAGCCTCCGCTGTACCCGCAGAATGGGATTTACAGCAAAGACTCACATCCATCTAGCAAAGCGGCGAGGACCCCCGCGAACGAATGGAGAGGCCGCCAGAACAACAGCGTGGTGTGAAGAAGGGGAGATGTGGTGGCAGAGGCGGTCTGCCCCAGTGCCATGGGGGCTTGAAACACGACACCCTGCCGTAGTGAGTGGAGGTCAGCGCAATTCCAAGCAGGGGAACAACTCATGGTAAGGTCACACTCAACAAGACCTCTTTCTAGTCCTTCGAGCAGTAACGGCTTTGCATTTGGTACCTTAGCCAACTTAACCCATCTCTTAATACCATGACTGTCACATCCCAATTACAGAACCCATCAAAAACACAGTAGCTATAACAGCATATGACATTGACACATAAATTGTCTGAGGCAGTtcagaatcaatatttatcTCATATTAACATAACAAAACAGATGTATTAACGTTAGCAGAATGCTACAGATGTGTTTTGCTAGTTGAACATGGCTGTAAAAGGTTTTTCTCTGAGCAAACAATCAGAGGATCGGAAGATCCTTTAAAATCTGACAGGAGTTAGTTTCAGTTACATCATCCAGCACGACTGATTCTGAAGGTGCCTGAGAGCAGGttagattgacatggcaacacgGAAAGGCTTAAACTTGaatgaaaggggggggggaaaaacatccacaaaatgaaaatgcactTGAAATTGCAGCCAAGAGAAACACTACAAAATTAAGAGAAGATTGTTTGCAATGaattcatacaattttaaggaGCAATGTTTTCGAATTTAGATCAGACTACGACTGCTTTAAAGTGTTGATGACGTTGGCCATGTTTACAGTCAGTTCAGTCACAGTTGGGAACTGAATTGCGGCTCTCTTGCCTGTGActaaaaaggttgtttttttgtttttttttatgtgtttttcaatgtgtgagtgtgtgtgcgcgcttcaGTGTGTGTAGTTTTCTGTGTGTGGGCGGCAGGGAAGGCAGCATGTCTGCATTTGTTGATGTCACATGACTTCCCAGTCCACACTGTAAAAGCTGCCTTGTTGAAAAGATCCAATGTCCGTGGCaggaaacaacaaaatacaattCTTCATTACTATATATAAGTACATTTTTAAGGCAGCTGTTTTGATGACTGATGACTTTTGATTTTTAATCCTTCCATCTGAAAACAGATATCTAGTTTCTATTTCTTACTTGGTCAAAATGatggttagttttatttatttatttattttttggtttgtttgtttttatctgcGACTCACAACATGACGTTAAAATGACGTCAATAAGTATGAAGTCAACTACCGTTGAgatcttgattgattgatcttGGAGATTTAAGGGAAAAACAGGGACAGCAGTGACATATAGGAACGTGAATCAGGATTATGATGCAAAATAGTCCACATCAATGATCATATTTGAGGAGGATCAGTTGATCGTGTCGGCTACAAGAACAATGAAGAAATGAATGATCCGCTTAATCTGAAAAAGGTACACTGTCTTATTACAGGTATTATATCATATTTAGTACTTTTTGTTAGTCTACACATTTTGATAGTTCAAAGTGGATCAATTACAGTATGTGACATAGCGAGCAAGCTTCTCTTTACAGTTTTTTCCAGCCCTTTCCTAACTAATGAAGTACGTGCCACCTGGTGATAGTCATTTAATTCTATAGGTGATGGAACCTTCGCCACAGGAACAACAATAGATATAATTGTCTACAGAAGCAGAGCACTACTTTAGACAGGGCTATGgcctgtttaactcattcactgccaatgacaactatagacgtcaaaaatccaagcaaacggccagtgttaattttgaaaaaaaaaaaagaagagagaaaattttaaattaaaattttaatttaaaaaaaaaaagaaatttaaatttagttttagttatagtcttctgactaaatttaattaaagccttagtcataacttagtcacctaattgtatttgagttttaatccaactttagttgacaaaaataaggagcaattgacttctggaggtcgagacccagtttgtggtctcagtaagaccaagaccaatcactatgcacgatggtagcacttagaaATGAAATAGTTTCCATCGTTGTTACTAATAacaatgaggattaataactatgaattaaaacaatgaataactaaaacaaaattcaaatttcttgtcaaaatttgcactgcctgtttgcttggatttttgacgtctatagtcattggcagtgaatgagttaaatgaagaTCCTCCCCTTACTTCAATGTAGTTCTTCGCATGAAATGCCACAAAAATGTTgccaaagcaatacttttataTCAGACAGGCTTTGACCTGAGAACAAAAACAGTGGATATGTAAGTTTTTCAGGGAATAATGGAAAATCATTTGGAGCTAGGTGTATTTCGTCATCGCAACAATGGAAGttttaacataattttttttaatattactatacatatatacaaactATTtcagtcgtgtttttttttttttaaacttaagtaAATTATTGGAATCAGTACATCTTCCTTCACCAAAGTCTATTTTTATACAAGTAAGTAAATTAGTTGAATCTTCCTTCACCAAAGTCTATTTTTatactcaagtttttttttatacttaacCTAAAGTGTAGCAATGTGTTTGCCATCTTTCCATGTGCCGTGAAAACCGTGTGTCTGCTTTCTTGAGGTTTTCAAGCCCGTTAGGTAATTACACTTTATATTTTTGCCCATTCAGCATTAAAATCCGAGGACACAAAAACAGATAAAATCGTGaaagcagactttttttttttcagtttgcatTAGTCATGCCTGAACTGGAAGCTGGCGGCAGCTCAGATGCACATTTTAGCACAAGGAGACCCCAACGGCCTATCGCCTGCAGTCATGTGACACAACAGAGGCGTCATCATATTTACAGGATGATCACAGCTTTGACTCAAAATTGCCATAATTAACCCACCGTCAACTTTTCTTCTTGGTGATTACCCATTACATCAGCAAGGATAAATATTCACCCCCAAGAAAGACAACTTTGCAGATGTTGTGGCTGACTCGCTGTACTTCCCTCTTGTGCAGACTATGTGCAACTGcagtatatttttctttttgggcAAGCACAATCTGGTTTTAATCATAAAACCCCCTGGCCACCTGCCATACGGAGTGAGGCGAGCGCTCGATATATTTGCGGCGTCCATGAAAATCCCACTGTGCCTCCTCCACCGCAACGAGGGGACGTGAGTGTGTTTAGCTCCAACGGGTTTATTCACAAATGAGAGTTGAATTTGTTTTCCAAGGAAGCATACAGTATTTGCAATTGTTTTTGGCGGGTGCTCTGGCTTCCTCTTACAGCTCATGTGTGTGCACATTAGGTCAGAGGTTCTCCAATTAGAGTCCGCAAGCTGTGACTTGAGGGTCTTGAGGgtaaaataatttgcaataaattgtCTTGAAAAAGTGCATACCTACACATTAGAACTGGCACCAATAAAACAAAAGGGACTGAGCCCAGTCACAAATGGCACAAATCTGCATGGAATTGATTGCGctaccgcaaaaaaaaaaaaaaaaaaaaaaaaaaaaaaaaaggtttctaatTGACTAGAGAtgctacaaaatacaaaatggcaCCAAAACACAACTTTAAAATTAGATGAGGATATGGCGCCATCTTATGTTATGTTCGGGTGTTCAGAAAGGACATAAAGACAGCAAATAGGTGAGTTTTGCAGTGAATATTGGAggatattgtaaataataaaatcatcatttAACAAAATTTGTAAATACAATTTGTGAGTAGTTACCTTGGCTTTGGGTTAATTAAAAGTTTTGATATTGTTGACATATTCTCTCTCCACAAATAAAGCTTGGGCTAGGTCACAGCTCACCTACGACCCTAATgggtaagaaaatggatggatggatggatggatggtcactCAATAGTTTAACCAAATCTTCTTCCCATTAGTGGAGAAATTTGTTGTGGGGGTGGTTAGATGTAATGTGAAATTTCACACTTGCTGGGTGGCCAGGTACTCCAGACACCAAACTATTTATataaaagcaaatgaaaagTCACATTTTGTAATACTATATGTCCCCTTTCAGAGTCCTTTTGCATCTCTGTTTGCAAGCAGCGTCTTCCAGATTCAAGTGATGCTGTTGACATTTAAAAGCTCTGAATCGCAAGGATTTAGTCACCCGGAGTGGGTTCGACGTTAAATGGCTGCCACAACAGATTGGGTGCAATGTTACTCAGTCACACATACATTATTATTCTCTAAGGAATTCGGCTCCAGCCGCGCCGCCAATGTTGACAGACCCCAAGTAAAATTTGGAATTTGATTCAAATGTTACAAAGATTTTGCCACAGCAAAACGTTCTTCATTTGAGTTCTAAGCAcaatgtttcccaacctttaggTCAGCcatatattttacattagaaaaaaatacatcataccACCTAACAAAAATGCTCCTTTGCTGCACTGAATTTCTGTCAGGCTTGTTTTAACCTTGTCTTGATTATAGTTGAAGAGTATGCAGTGGTGCATCAAACAGTGCTTGCATATTCACTCTTTTATCTTTGTCCTGATGCAACCAATCCATTATACTTTATTTATTCTTGTCAAGGTATCATTTTTCTTTCCTGCGTGAAGGTCTGACAGCTCTCTCGGTATGTGCAGAGACTCTACCATGGACAACAACTTgctaatttgatttaaaaaaaaatactcagtgcTAGTGAAGAGAACATGACTCACAAGgacacagggaaaaaaaagggcttCTTTTCAGCATGGGAAGAGATGAACACTCTGCTTTTTGGGACCCTGCCAATGTTATTTAACAAGAAAATCCTTGAGCTGAAGTACAGCTTGTACGTGCACTCTAATTTGATGAGAAGATAAGAACTCACCAAGGTGACCAATGTTATAACCATTTTTGTTTCTCTTGTGGGGATGTCTTTCCAGCAGGAGAAACTGTGGAGCGTGGCCTCGGGGCGGGGATATTTCGGAGTGGAAAACTCTCCCCGTGAAAGCTGTACGATTCTGGTGGTGCAGCTGCCAAATAACTTGATGGATAAACTGCAATCAAACAAGAGCCAAGAGGAGATGCGCTGCTTCCCGGCAGGATACAGGCCCACGGCCAGAGTTAGTGGCAAAAATACGTCTTTCTTATGTAATTGAAGAAAGGAAAGCATCCATTTCAGCGGACCGTGGACTGATTTAACCggaaaacagaaaaatgacTTGGGTGAATTACAGACACATTGGATTTCCCGTGATCTAGTAGTTCAGTGCAATCTTAGATTAGAGGTTCCCAAATTGGGGCTCCAAGCCGTAACTTGGGGATCTGCAAAAATAATTAGCAATAAATGATATCgtgtcatttttaaataaacgcaAACCTACACATTGGGCTCAGcacaccaatttaaaaaaaacaaaaacaaaacatgcttaACCAATTATACCTCCCTACCTCATTTTGGATCAATTAAAAGCATTGATATGATTGTGAGGTATCACTTAAATCTGACATCAGCACTTCTAGCTGTCTCTCCCACTCTTTTCTCATGTAGGCTTGAAAGCACATATCCCGACTCAAAAGCTTCCAACATGCTTAAATCACTGCATTTTCAGCTTATGAAGTGATCTTTGTTCTTTCTGTTCACAGCCATGTTAGTGGAATCAATACATGTCCAGTAAGTCAGCAGATAAATACTacattgaagtcaattggacCCAATTGAGAGGGAATTGCAGCTTATAAACATCTAGCAAGATTTGAACGAAGCCTCACTTCACTGAAATGCAACGCCCACAACCCCTGATGCCCCCTACCCGTGCCATCAAGTCTCTGACCAAAGCCGTGCTCCTCAATTATGTGCACAAGCCTCGGATGTCTAAAAATAACCTAGACTAACAGTGGCCTCTCGTGGCAGAAGTCAGAGGCCAGACAACATTGCCACTGTTCCTGACGACTTCTGATTGGTTTTCGCTAACACTATTATCCGCATGACTTAGATATAGAGGTTATATAGGTTTATATTTCAGAGTAACAGTCTCcgatttactgaatattttcctGATGGGTTTTGCTTTCATGTCATTATTAATTAACATAACATGATGCAGTGATTATTTCAGTAGCCCCCAGAGATATACCTTATGAGAGTGGATTAATAATCGCATTTTTaccaatgaaatgtgcatgtaggGTTTCTCCTACACTTATTGATACATTGTATGCCACACACTGTGGCATTTTCAGAAGTGTGAAAACACCACAGAGAAATGATCAcactccccccccctcccccctttggTAGAACACgcattcacacaaacacacacatatacaaacatggtctcccaggcggggaagcAAACCCACGCTGCCTGCATCAAAGGTACCACTCCGCCACCCAGTATCTGTAAGATGGCCACCAGTTACTTCAATTTTCACTACGGCAAGTAGGTGGCATTTCCCGGCCAGGTTATTTTTAGACATCCGTGACAGAAGCTCAATTCTCTAACATGGCTGtcaataatgaatgacatgcgATTGTGAAAGTGCGTTGCTGTGATAGTCACAGAGAATATTATCTACCTTCAACAAAATTACAGCGCTAGCAATacttaagctagcattagcactctAAATGCGCCGATGTTAGCAACAGCTGCTATGTTGGTAGTATGACTTTTTTGCAATAGTGTTACGATAAGACTAaatgtttaacattttattatcCTGGAAATTTCAATCAGTTAAAACTCAAAAATGTTGATGCATGTACCTTTCACACCAAAATGTTGCTAGTTTTTGTTGCCTGAGGTTCCTTCTGTTTGCTCCTCTGCACAGTAGTTGGCAAACAAGGAATGGACATTTTTGAGGGGTAAATTCCAGTGGTTGATATCCCCCCCAAAATTTTTGCAAAACCCCTGAAACTCATACTAACAGGTCAGCATAAATCTGCAGGAGGTTTGCCAGTGTTTGGCTATTGACAATTCCAAGCTTACGTCACAAGGCAAAATGGCGGTCAATTCAGTGAAAGAAATATCTACGCACATTGAAAAACATTGGACTTTGTATCCTTGTAATTTGGTTTgttaggattattttgattttaaaatgtgatgaaatttcGTTTGACTAGgataacaatctgcctggtttgtatggtcacaggcaaaaacaatacaatCCGTTGTTTTCACCGTATAAAGGAAGCATTGCATTGGGGAAAtatcagcattgcccggatgtTTGGAATTGTCAATTAGAGTGCCTGCGAATGCACGGCAAATAATTGACACCTTGTCTGTTTACATCTTCTGTCTCTGATATGTAATCTTCCTTGGACGTGGtggtttcttta encodes:
- the LOC144020078 gene encoding uncharacterized protein LOC144020078, translated to MTGLHRASRGFSDPFSMRASLDMYAEDGQATGHRRFLQPNGIAGPCPCQHCTRHSGSGYQAASGRQPDHPHLDCHRNSQLPRVKDAGGRASRGGHCSPQRHPVFLGPGPFSQSDDLVRLSPPWELNPAQWSRSSELGARHCQPFREQCDCVTTYNHTRAHPFHVRVPHPLPHLRVNGQAYGYSRTMHYNLFMDKREDGSTRIPQNGHLDHPFPMANGHCTPKPRPSNRRDAHQNSGGSRENCNGHAHKGFFPTEVPQKHFNRDKPKEVCIRSPVDVSPEVPVVNQHQDSFLAKQAKEQDSVKDQIRQVVTDLEDVLGGLKQVQVEMKEVIEQIDHLTASMDLGEDPRSITCGSTSNVHASAHPGETPLSPPPNRDHALVECSRRSDEERIILRTNSPSPVHMASVVKTRCFTPPGHTKDLKHTNGHPPLPYFNHKADNPESRSHNLNPKVVIGNSTTMHSRTQKPPLYPQNGIYSKDSHPSSKAARTPANEWRGRQNNSVV